A single region of the Brassica rapa cultivar Chiifu-401-42 chromosome A03, CAAS_Brap_v3.01, whole genome shotgun sequence genome encodes:
- the LOC117132391 gene encoding non-functional pseudokinase ZED1-like, whose protein sequence is MRPWRRKKVSEQREWFLKNGSTFLQELIADSNGISNPIRFFSSDQILKATDRFHPNCFISRHRFFTWYKGVIEDRPYAIKKFTDSWFSEESEREVYNDIVLSARVSNHSSFLKLLGCSLEFPLPVIVFEYPENGVLNEQGACEDGTLLPWNVRLKIAKEVAVAVTYLHTAFPRIIIHRDIKPTNVFLDKNWNAKLTDFTFSVSLPVGKSWIKDKVVGTFGYIDPVYFSRGLVTEYTDVFSFGIFMLALLLGRAAVFAGSNGYHCNILDYVKDLQERGEPLEFVGGVNDMMPGQMNMFLDLALRCCQGRSEDRPKMILVAKEIKIIEKGSHDCSEDDQI, encoded by the coding sequence ATGAGACCCTGGAGAAGAAAGAAGGTGAGTGAGCAGAGGGAGTGGTTCTTGAAAAACGGCAGCACTTTCCTACAAGAACTCATCGCAGATTCCAACGGTATTTCAAACCCGATCCGGTTCTTCTCTTCGGATCAAATCCTCAAGGCCACGGATCGATTCCATCCAAACTGCTTTATCTCTCGTCACAGATTCTTCACCTGGTACAAGGGCGTCATCGAAGACCGACCTTACGCCATCAAGAAATTCACAGACTCATGGTTTTCAGAAGAGAGTGAGCGAGAGGTTTACAACGACATCGTTTTATCTGCTCGGGTAAGCAACCATAGTAGCTTTCTCAAACTTTTAGGATGCTCTCTCGAGTTTCCACTTCCGGTTATTGTATTCGAATACCCAGAGAATGGAGTTTTGAACGAGCAAGGAGCTTGCGAGGACGGCACGTTATTGCCTTGGAATGTTAGACTGAAGATTGCCAAGGAGGTGGCGGTTGCAGTGACTTATCTCCACACGGCTTTCCCTAGGATTATTATTCACAGAGATATCAAGCCGACTAATGTTTTCTTGGATAAGAACTGGAATGCTAAGCTGACTGATTTCACGTTTTCGGTATCACTCCCTGTGGGGAAGTCCTGGATTAAGGATAAAGTGGTGGGAACTTTCGGTTACATAGATCCGGTTTACTTCTCCAGGGGTTTAGTGACAGAGTACACAGATGTGTTCAGTTTTGGAATCTTTATGTTGGCTCTTTTGTTGGGAAGAGCGGCTGTTTTTGCTGGATCAAATGGGTATCATTGTAATATTCTTGATTATGTGAAGGATCTGCAGGAGAGAGGAGAACCTCTTGAATTCGTGGGTGGTGTGAACGATATGATGCCTGGTCAGATGAATATGTTTCTCGATTTGGCACTGAGATGCTGCCAGGGGAGGAGTGAAGACAGGCCAAAGATGATTTTGGTGGCAAAAGAGATTAAGATAATAGAAAAAGGATCCCATGATTGTTCTGAGGATGATCAAATTTAA